The following coding sequences are from one Thermodesulforhabdus norvegica window:
- a CDS encoding cation:proton antiporter, with translation MQEGIIAYVSLLFGLSVLVLMLCHKLKIPVLVGLIITGLIAGPYGLGIVHRGHEVEVLAEIGVILLLFSIGLEFSMKELFRIKRFVFIGGLLQVIITTGLAYGASVVLGIPGHRSLVLGLLISLSSTAIVVKELERKGELHTPHGRVVLGMLIFQDLSIVPIMLTIPLLAGDGLAPAALATNTIKGILIVAVALIGAKWVVPSLLFQITRTRIRELFLLSVITVCMGISWATAQVGLSFALGAFLAGLVLSESEYARQALGNIIPFRDVFTTFFFVSIGMLMDTSLLVQKPAFVLLGIAGVLTLKATAACTAALLLGMPIRTAVIAALALSQIGEFSFVLAGSAFSEGILGKNEYNLFLLVSIMTMILSPFLLEFAPRLGYSIARLPMPSKIRQGYYAKSRLEKDPKNHLVIIGFGITGRHMAQACRVFKIPYAVLEMNPETVRTERERGEPIFYGDATHESSLEQVHVREAKAVVVAINDPTATRRIVELLKKLRRELQVIVRTRYLQEVEELRRLGADEVIVEELETSLAMFARVLNKFLVPLNEIERLVVMLGSDGYRMMREDDYAGKIVTQLKPFTVDLEVMSFRVEEGSSFDGATLAQLELRKKYGVSAVAVRRGNNLFANPSPDMEIRAGDLVVLLGSPLDIMKARGLFLSNPQKEGEEGSNPVAGSE, from the coding sequence GTGCAGGAAGGAATCATAGCGTATGTCTCACTCCTGTTCGGTCTTTCAGTTTTGGTCCTTATGCTGTGCCATAAGCTAAAAATACCGGTCCTCGTGGGACTGATCATTACAGGACTGATTGCAGGCCCTTATGGTCTCGGCATCGTCCATCGAGGACATGAAGTGGAAGTTCTCGCCGAAATCGGCGTTATCCTGCTTCTTTTTTCAATCGGGCTTGAATTCTCGATGAAAGAACTCTTCAGGATCAAAAGGTTTGTTTTTATCGGGGGGCTTTTACAGGTCATCATAACGACGGGACTTGCTTATGGTGCTTCAGTCGTGCTGGGAATACCCGGGCATAGGTCTCTCGTTCTGGGTTTGCTGATTTCTCTGAGTAGCACGGCGATAGTCGTAAAGGAGCTAGAGAGAAAGGGTGAACTCCATACGCCCCACGGGCGTGTAGTACTGGGTATGCTGATTTTTCAGGACCTAAGCATCGTACCGATTATGCTGACGATACCGCTTCTCGCAGGCGACGGATTGGCGCCGGCAGCATTGGCTACAAACACTATCAAGGGCATTCTGATAGTTGCCGTGGCGTTGATAGGAGCAAAATGGGTTGTGCCGTCACTGCTGTTCCAGATAACCCGTACCAGGATAAGGGAACTATTTTTACTGAGTGTTATAACCGTCTGCATGGGGATTTCCTGGGCAACCGCTCAGGTCGGACTTTCTTTTGCACTTGGAGCATTCCTTGCTGGACTCGTACTATCCGAGTCGGAATATGCCCGGCAGGCGCTGGGAAACATAATTCCCTTCAGAGATGTTTTTACCACTTTTTTCTTTGTATCCATCGGAATGCTGATGGACACGTCCCTGCTGGTACAGAAACCGGCCTTCGTTCTTCTGGGCATTGCGGGGGTTTTGACCTTAAAGGCCACGGCGGCATGTACGGCAGCGCTACTTCTGGGAATGCCTATCAGAACCGCAGTTATTGCGGCCCTGGCCCTCAGTCAGATAGGGGAATTTTCCTTCGTCCTTGCGGGTTCCGCATTCTCCGAAGGTATTCTGGGCAAAAACGAATACAACCTTTTTCTGCTGGTATCCATAATGACCATGATTTTAAGCCCTTTTCTGCTGGAGTTTGCTCCCAGGCTGGGATATTCGATTGCCAGGCTACCCATGCCGTCAAAGATCCGCCAGGGCTATTACGCGAAATCACGGCTCGAGAAGGATCCGAAAAATCATCTGGTCATTATCGGGTTTGGTATTACCGGAAGGCACATGGCTCAGGCCTGCAGGGTTTTTAAAATACCTTACGCCGTCCTGGAAATGAACCCGGAGACGGTAAGAACCGAAAGAGAAAGAGGAGAACCCATATTCTACGGTGATGCGACCCACGAGTCGTCACTTGAGCAGGTTCATGTCCGGGAGGCAAAAGCAGTTGTCGTGGCGATAAACGATCCCACTGCAACCCGTCGAATAGTGGAGTTGCTCAAGAAGCTGAGGCGGGAGCTTCAGGTAATCGTAAGAACCAGGTATCTGCAGGAAGTGGAGGAACTCAGACGCCTTGGTGCAGATGAGGTGATAGTAGAGGAGCTGGAAACGTCTCTGGCTATGTTCGCAAGGGTGCTTAACAAATTCCTGGTTCCACTGAACGAAATAGAGCGGCTGGTGGTAATGCTCGGTTCTGACGGTTATCGGATGATGAGAGAAGACGACTACGCCGGCAAAATAGTGACGCAACTGAAACCTTTTACGGTGGATCTGGAAGTAATGTCCTTCAGGGTGGAAGAGGGTTCTTCCTTTGACGGTGCTACACTGGCTCAGCTGGAGCTACGAAAAAAATACGGCGTTTCGGCCGTAGCCGTGCGTAGAGGAAACAATCTCTTTGCCAATCCGTCGCCCGACATGGAGATCCGGGCAGGTGACCTTGTCGTCCTTCTCGGTTCCCCTCTGGACATTATGAAGGCCAGAGGGCTTTTTTTGAGTAATCCTCAAAAGGAGGGTGAGGAGGGCTCAAACCCTGTAGCCGGCAGTGAATAA